GGTCAGAAAGGCTTTCACAATGGAGCAAATGAGAGCCCAAATTGCAGAAGAAACAAATATGCAATTGCAACATGAAATAGATGAACGCTTGAAGGCTGAAACAAAGTTGCAATCGGAACAGGAGTATAAAAAGTCACTGATCGAATCATCCATCGACATGATTGTGTCGTCAGACCTCGATCTCCATATTGTGGAATTTAACCCGGCCGCCAGCTTTGCCTTCGGATATTCTCAGGAAGAGGTTCAAGGCCAGGCGCTATCTATCCTTTTTGCCGATAAAAAGGTTTACGCCGAATGGAATAATTCTATCACCGAATTCGGTCAGTTTGCAGGCGAAACAACCATGGTTAAAAAAGATGGACGTACCATAGATGTTTATCTTACATCCTCAAAAATTGTGGTGAATGACCAGGTGGTCGGTGTAATGGGCGTTATCCGTGATATTACCGAACAAAAACGTAGGCAAGACGAATTGCGAGAAAGCGAAGAACGATTTAGGGTAATCTACGACCAAGCCTTTATTGGAATTGCTCGTATTGCTAAAACCGGTCGTTTTATTTTGGTTAATCGCCGTCTATCCGCTATTCTCGGATTTAGTCCGGAAGAACTTAACCGGAAGTTGTTTTTTGAATTACTTCATCCCGAGGACCTTCAAAGCGTTCTTTCAAAATGGGATTTACTTTCTACCGGACAGCTAGATAATATTGAAGGAGAACAACGCTATTACCACAAAAACGGAAACGAACTGGATGTTAAAGTTTCGGTGTCACTAGTCCGCGACGCCAAAGGGAATCCGCAATATTTTATTGCGTCTTACGAAGATATCACCGAACGAAAATTGGCCGAACTACAGGTAAAGGAATCTCTGAAAGAAAAGGAAATTCTCATTAAGGAAATTCACCACCGGGTTAAAAACAATATGCAGGTTATTTCTAGTATTCTTAACCTGCAAACCCTTTACATGGTTGATGAAAAGACCATTGAAATGCTTAAGGAAAGTCAAAACCGAATCAAATCCATGTCTTACATCCATGAAGCATTGTACCAAAGCCGAAACCTAAGCCACTTTAATTTTACCGAATACATACAAAATTTGGTTTCTAACCTGGCTCAAAGCTATAACCTATTTAAGGAAAGTGTGGAAGTTGAATTTGAACTCGATCAGGTTTACTTGGGTCTTGATACTGCCATTCCGTTAGGTTTGGTTATCAATGAGCTGGTCACAAATGCATTTAAATATGCTTTCAACGAAACCGGAAGAGGTAACTTGAAAATTGTACTTCATCTTCTTGAAAATGGAAATTATTCTTTGGTAGTTGCCGATAATGGAAAAGGCTTCCCACCCGAAATAAATTTTCGATCCACCGAATCGCTAGGATTGCAGTTGGTAACGACTTTGGTGCAACAAATTCAAGGAAAAATTAATCTAGATAATGAAAAAGGGGCTATCTTTACAATCCTTTTTAAAGAAAACCAACCTGAAAATTAAAAATTCATGTCAAAAACTAACATACTCGTCGTTGAAGATGAAGGAATCGTAGCAAAAGACATCCAAAATAGCCTTAAAAAATTAGGCTATCATGTTCCCTTGGTTGTTTCAACCGGCGAGGATGCTGTGCAAGCTGTAGAGGAATCTAATCCCGATTTGGTATTGATGGATATCATGCTGAAAGGCTCCTTAAGCGGAATCGATGCAGCCAATGTTATTAAAGACCGGTATGATATTCCGGTTGTTTTTCTTACTGCTTATGCCGACGAAAGCACCCTTGCTAAGGCCAAGATTTCAGAACCCTATGGCTACATTATTAAGCCTTTTAAAGAAATTGATTTGCATACTACCATCGAAATGGCTTTGTATAAACATGGCAAGGAGATGGAAATTAAAAAGGAAAGAGATCTCTATTCGGCCATTATTACCGATAAAGCAGCCCACGACGCCGTTTTTGTTCGTTCCCATAGCCGCCTGGTTAGAGTTAGCACCAAGGATATTTCCCATGTGGAAGCGCTTAAAGATTACGTAATCCTTCATACCCCAACTACCAAGTATACCGTGCATAGCACCATGAAAGACATTCAACGGGCGCTTTCCGGTTCCGATTTTCTCCGTATTCATCGCTCTTTCATTGTTAGGGTAGAACGGATCATTGCCATTGAACAACCCAATATTATCATCGAGTCGGGCGATAAAAAAATCACCGTTCCTATAGGCGGTTCCTACAAAGATGATTTAATGGCCAGACTTACCTTCGTATAAAACCTTTTTTCTTTTCCAAGAACCGGCTTAAATTCGTTTTTAGCCGGTTTTTTTTATGCATAAGCCCCAAAACAATGTTTAATCCCAAATGAAGAAACGGGATGAATTCAAATCCTAACTACTTGATTTAGTTGGGTTTGCCTTGAATAATTATTTGTAATCCCTAATCTGGGTTATTGTAGAGGATAGTCCAGGTTCATTTGGTCTATAGAATAATGCTAAGAATTTGGCGGGCCCCCTTCACGCCCAACAAAAAGTCTGCAATTGTTCAATGGTCCTGCATGGGCGTTCGGGTCACGCTATCGGTTGTAGTCCTCGGCCCACTTGGCTAGCGCCGCGTGGGCCTGTGGGCTACTTACCTCTATCGTTGCCCGAGGTGCAAACCCAACAAGCTGAGCATTGAAAAACTTTATTGCTAGCCAACCAAAATAAATAGGGTCTGTTGATTAATGTTCCAAAGTAATCTTTAAAAAATAAGGATGTAAGAAAATCTAATT
This DNA window, taken from Bacteroidia bacterium, encodes the following:
- a CDS encoding response regulator codes for the protein MSKTNILVVEDEGIVAKDIQNSLKKLGYHVPLVVSTGEDAVQAVEESNPDLVLMDIMLKGSLSGIDAANVIKDRYDIPVVFLTAYADESTLAKAKISEPYGYIIKPFKEIDLHTTIEMALYKHGKEMEIKKERDLYSAIITDKAAHDAVFVRSHSRLVRVSTKDISHVEALKDYVILHTPTTKYTVHSTMKDIQRALSGSDFLRIHRSFIVRVERIIAIEQPNIIIESGDKKITVPIGGSYKDDLMARLTFV